In Trichocoleus desertorum ATA4-8-CV12, the following are encoded in one genomic region:
- a CDS encoding phosphoglucomutase/phosphomannomutase family protein yields MVHPSSVPVTDSIKFGTDGWRGVIAADFTFERLALVAPIAAQVLAQIYGNTTGSRTIIVGHDRRFLSEEFARATAEAVQAAGFDVLLSSTYAPTPAFSWAAKQQNALGALVITASHNPGIYSGLKVKGAFGGSVSPEVTQQIEALLDHPTPPTATPGTIQSFDPWPSYCEAIRQKVDIALIQNAIAQGELTVFADVMHGAAAGGLAQILGVPIQELNSDRDPLFEGGAPEPLPRYLDKLFRQIKTHRTEHSNLAVGLVFDGDSDRIAAVDGQGNFLSSQVLIPILIDHLTARRGYKGEIVKTVSGSDLIPKVAALHNLPVFETAVGYKYIADRMMETQVLLGGEESGGIGYGHHIPERDALLSALYVLEAIAQSKLDLADFYRQLQEKTNFTSAYDRTDLPLASMDVRSQLLDQLQNQPLKEIAGQAVVDCNTADGYKFRLADQRWLMIRFSGTEPVLRLYCEAATLAQVHATLAWAKNWANSF; encoded by the coding sequence ATGGTTCACCCTTCCTCTGTGCCAGTAACCGACTCAATCAAATTTGGTACAGACGGTTGGCGAGGTGTCATTGCCGCAGACTTTACATTTGAGCGTTTGGCACTTGTAGCACCGATTGCGGCTCAAGTTCTGGCTCAAATATATGGCAATACGACTGGGAGCCGCACGATTATTGTGGGGCACGATCGCCGCTTCCTATCGGAAGAATTTGCCCGTGCAACTGCCGAGGCAGTACAAGCGGCAGGTTTCGATGTCTTGCTAAGTAGTACCTACGCTCCTACGCCTGCTTTTAGTTGGGCTGCCAAGCAACAAAATGCTCTGGGCGCACTCGTGATTACCGCTAGCCATAATCCGGGCATCTATTCTGGATTAAAAGTCAAAGGAGCCTTTGGTGGCTCAGTATCTCCAGAAGTCACACAGCAAATCGAAGCGCTCTTAGACCATCCAACCCCTCCCACCGCTACACCTGGCACAATCCAAAGCTTTGATCCTTGGCCGAGCTACTGTGAAGCGATTCGCCAAAAAGTCGATATTGCTCTGATTCAAAACGCGATCGCCCAAGGAGAACTAACCGTTTTTGCGGACGTAATGCACGGAGCCGCAGCAGGTGGTTTGGCTCAGATTTTAGGCGTGCCGATTCAGGAACTCAACAGCGATCGCGATCCTTTATTTGAAGGCGGCGCACCCGAACCGCTACCGCGCTACCTCGACAAGCTTTTTCGGCAAATCAAAACCCATCGGACTGAGCACTCTAATCTCGCCGTTGGTTTGGTGTTTGATGGCGACAGCGATCGCATTGCCGCAGTGGATGGCCAAGGTAACTTCCTCAGCTCTCAAGTTCTGATTCCGATTTTGATCGATCACCTCACTGCTCGTCGGGGCTACAAAGGCGAAATCGTCAAAACAGTCAGCGGTTCCGACCTCATCCCCAAAGTGGCGGCTCTACACAACCTACCTGTCTTCGAAACAGCTGTGGGCTACAAATACATCGCCGATCGCATGATGGAAACGCAGGTGCTGCTGGGAGGCGAAGAATCAGGCGGCATTGGCTACGGGCACCACATCCCCGAACGAGATGCGCTACTTTCTGCTCTGTACGTCTTGGAAGCGATCGCGCAATCTAAGTTAGATTTGGCAGATTTTTACCGCCAGTTACAGGAAAAAACTAACTTCACCTCCGCTTACGATCGCACGGATCTTCCGCTTGCGAGTATGGACGTGCGATCGCAATTACTAGATCAGCTACAGAACCAGCCCCTTAAAGAGATTGCGGGACAAGCCGTTGTTGATTGCAACACTGCCGACGGCTACAAATTCCGCTTAGCCGATCAGCGGTGGTTAATGATTCGCTTTAGCGGCACAGAACCTGTCCTCCGCCTATACTGTGAAGCCGCAACCTTAGCTCAAGTCCATGCAACTCTCGCTTGGGCCAAAAACTGGGCCAACTCCTTTTGA
- a CDS encoding sensor domain-containing diguanylate cyclase, which produces MLQSRFRQPSWKYIYPLVETAVINLDSADSLLRQVVEAIAAEHQVECLLWTGFDPGTADGIQVYGTGRALHNLQQELSLVPVTTRASVVNLNASIAREPKVQICHLEKSPQWLLEQHHLSHTARVLGERLIVPAWNGDRLRFVLQLQRYLPQATTHLPATVETKRKPFLRSYLNPKAPAVQPISAPTATWSVEEVEALEIVCSQVVLALHALHWRERLEQSRQQAALVGRIVRLLNSSLNPNEIVECIVAELGQGLNSDRCVLVDLRGDPVHILASWDHPDRCLQALEKRYIARDVWQDTVEMFLQGAASYLELELSQPEADSLLSWLQEIQALAALIVPLFVQDEFFGAVLLLSYQKERVYGLDELQTIRQVADQAAVALTNAQHYQSLWFKQETLRLQNNSLQLEVIHDELTQLLNRRSLERELAQLSAPAQWNLQPPFSVIVCDIDYFKLINDSYGHLVGDEVLYSLAQRLQKQLRFGTSAYRYGGEEFVIALMDVTLDKAFEVAERLRLAIRSTAFETTIGPLEITASFGVAQQDPNGDQDAWDTVQRADQALYEAKRQGRDRAIVL; this is translated from the coding sequence ATGCTCCAATCAAGATTCAGGCAGCCTAGCTGGAAATACATCTATCCTCTGGTAGAAACAGCAGTGATTAATCTCGACTCAGCAGACTCCCTGCTACGACAAGTGGTGGAAGCGATCGCCGCCGAGCATCAAGTCGAGTGCTTACTCTGGACGGGGTTTGACCCTGGAACTGCTGACGGCATTCAAGTGTATGGTACGGGGCGCGCTTTACACAACTTGCAGCAGGAGCTTAGTTTAGTTCCAGTGACCACTAGGGCTTCGGTCGTCAACTTAAACGCCTCGATCGCACGGGAACCCAAAGTTCAGATCTGCCATTTAGAAAAGTCACCTCAATGGTTGTTAGAGCAACACCACCTCTCGCACACAGCTAGAGTGTTGGGAGAAAGATTAATTGTGCCTGCCTGGAATGGCGATCGCCTCCGGTTTGTGCTGCAATTACAACGCTACCTACCGCAAGCGACTACTCATTTACCTGCCACTGTAGAGACAAAGCGTAAGCCGTTTCTACGCTCTTACCTCAATCCCAAAGCACCTGCTGTTCAACCTATCAGCGCACCCACTGCAACTTGGAGCGTAGAAGAAGTTGAAGCCCTAGAAATTGTTTGTAGCCAAGTGGTCTTAGCCCTACATGCTTTGCACTGGCGAGAACGCCTAGAACAATCGCGACAACAAGCGGCTCTGGTTGGTCGCATTGTCCGGTTGCTCAACTCTAGCCTCAACCCCAACGAAATCGTTGAGTGCATTGTGGCAGAACTGGGGCAAGGACTAAACAGCGATCGCTGTGTACTTGTAGATCTACGGGGCGATCCAGTCCATATTCTGGCCAGTTGGGACCATCCCGATCGCTGCTTGCAAGCTCTAGAGAAGCGCTATATTGCCCGTGATGTATGGCAGGACACCGTTGAGATGTTTCTTCAGGGTGCGGCTTCATATTTAGAACTAGAACTCAGCCAGCCCGAAGCCGACTCCTTATTAAGTTGGCTGCAAGAAATTCAGGCGCTTGCGGCTCTCATTGTGCCCCTATTTGTGCAGGATGAGTTCTTTGGCGCGGTGCTGCTGTTGTCTTACCAAAAAGAACGAGTTTATGGATTAGATGAACTCCAGACGATTCGGCAGGTTGCAGATCAGGCCGCAGTAGCTCTAACCAATGCTCAGCACTATCAAAGTCTTTGGTTCAAGCAAGAAACCCTGCGCTTGCAAAACAATTCCTTACAGCTAGAAGTCATCCATGATGAATTGACACAACTGCTAAATCGGCGATCGCTAGAGCGAGAACTGGCTCAACTCAGTGCTCCTGCCCAGTGGAACTTACAGCCGCCCTTCAGCGTGATCGTCTGCGATATTGACTACTTCAAGCTAATCAACGACTCCTATGGTCACCTCGTGGGAGATGAAGTGCTATACAGCTTGGCTCAACGACTGCAAAAACAGCTGCGGTTTGGCACCTCGGCTTATCGCTATGGTGGCGAGGAGTTTGTCATTGCTTTAATGGATGTGACGCTAGATAAAGCGTTTGAGGTTGCAGAACGCTTAAGATTAGCCATCCGCTCGACGGCTTTTGAAACCACGATTGGCCCTTTAGAAATTACCGCTAGTTTTGGGGTGGCTCAGCAAGATCCAAACGGTGATCAAGATGCCTGGGATACGGTGCAACGAGCGGATCAAGCTCTATATGAAGCGAAGCGTCAAGGTCGCGATCGCGCCATCGTGCTTTAG
- a CDS encoding GAF domain-containing protein, with amino-acid sequence MSSEVNSSPIHPHCQAFSVDTEALDSSEGELLELELYKRQRHRNLTTQLQQQVKLSNLVNQISNEIRSTLDLEEILNSACRLLGQALNCSRASILVVEPDEEDYLTTKGEFNQGDYPSQLGLKVPIVGNPHLQTLLAQQGALALTRFLDFPGLNGPTREVAQGLEIRSMMALATRYQGKVNGIIGLHQCDTEREWTPWEIELLEGVGSQLAIAINQACLYSETRRQVEQESLLRLVTNQIRSTLDSQTILQTVVREVRHLLDTDRVVIYQFLEADWQGEVVVEEVVSPWMSVLGQISQDKCFSSKYAQQYQGGRVRAIHNIFEAGLDPCHVNFLERLQVKANLIVPIIIRSKLWGLLIAQECSAPRVWQTWETELLQQLADQVAIAIQQAELYAQVQTAATQSQAQAETLKATLEELQATQMQLLQSEKLSSLGQMVAGVAHEINNAITFIHANLPYAQRYATALNQAIALYEDCCPNPPEAIAELIAAQELDYVREDFPKLISSMEEGTKRIREIVLTLRNFSRLDEAERKAVDLHEGIESTLVILQHRVKTGVKLDKLYGELPLVECHAGQINQVFLNLLTNALDAAGEKAHIRIRTWHVANQVTISIRDDGPGIPLELQERIFDPFFTTKEIGKGTGLGLSICYQIVVKGHKGQLQCCSQPGAGAEFRVVLPVSNSAKATNSNNQQLKTG; translated from the coding sequence ATGTCCTCTGAAGTAAATAGCTCTCCTATTCACCCCCACTGTCAAGCTTTTTCTGTAGACACTGAGGCTCTAGATTCTTCAGAAGGAGAGCTATTAGAGTTGGAGCTGTACAAACGCCAGCGCCATCGCAACTTAACAACTCAACTCCAACAGCAAGTTAAGCTTTCTAATTTGGTTAATCAAATTAGTAATGAAATTCGCAGCACGCTGGATTTAGAAGAAATTTTGAACTCTGCTTGCCGTTTGCTGGGTCAAGCGCTGAATTGTAGCCGAGCCAGTATTTTAGTTGTAGAGCCAGATGAAGAAGATTATTTAACGACTAAAGGCGAGTTTAACCAGGGAGATTACCCTTCCCAACTAGGGCTAAAGGTACCTATAGTTGGCAATCCTCACTTACAAACCTTGCTCGCTCAACAGGGAGCCTTGGCGCTTACTCGCTTTCTTGACTTTCCAGGCTTGAATGGGCCAACCAGGGAAGTGGCTCAGGGCTTAGAAATTCGCTCCATGATGGCTTTGGCAACTCGCTACCAAGGTAAAGTTAATGGCATTATTGGGCTGCACCAATGTGATACTGAGCGAGAATGGACACCTTGGGAGATTGAACTGCTTGAAGGTGTGGGTAGTCAGTTAGCGATCGCGATCAATCAAGCTTGTCTTTATAGCGAAACTCGTCGTCAGGTGGAGCAAGAGTCTCTGCTGCGCTTAGTGACAAATCAAATTCGCAGCACCTTAGACTCTCAGACCATTTTGCAAACTGTGGTGCGGGAAGTGCGACACTTACTCGACACTGATCGGGTTGTCATCTACCAATTTCTGGAAGCTGACTGGCAAGGTGAAGTTGTAGTCGAGGAAGTTGTTAGCCCTTGGATGTCAGTGTTGGGGCAAATAAGCCAGGACAAATGCTTTTCATCTAAGTATGCTCAGCAATATCAAGGTGGCCGAGTTCGAGCGATTCATAACATTTTTGAGGCTGGCTTAGATCCTTGTCACGTTAACTTTCTGGAGCGTTTACAGGTTAAGGCCAACTTGATTGTCCCTATCATTATTCGCTCAAAGTTGTGGGGGCTGTTAATTGCTCAGGAGTGTAGCGCGCCTAGAGTTTGGCAGACTTGGGAAACTGAATTGTTGCAGCAATTAGCAGACCAAGTGGCGATCGCCATCCAACAAGCCGAATTGTACGCTCAGGTGCAAACAGCTGCGACTCAGTCTCAAGCTCAAGCTGAAACTCTCAAAGCCACCCTAGAAGAACTGCAAGCGACACAAATGCAGTTGCTTCAGAGCGAAAAGTTATCCAGCTTGGGGCAAATGGTGGCGGGGGTTGCTCACGAAATTAACAACGCCATTACTTTTATCCATGCCAATCTGCCTTATGCCCAACGGTATGCCACGGCCCTGAATCAGGCGATCGCGCTTTACGAAGACTGTTGTCCTAATCCTCCAGAAGCGATCGCTGAGCTGATTGCTGCGCAAGAACTAGACTACGTGCGCGAGGACTTTCCTAAACTGATTAGTTCGATGGAAGAAGGCACCAAGCGGATTCGGGAAATTGTTTTAACCCTGCGTAACTTTTCCAGGCTAGATGAAGCAGAGCGCAAGGCCGTTGATTTACACGAAGGCATTGAGAGTACCTTGGTGATCTTGCAGCATCGGGTTAAAACAGGAGTCAAGCTTGATAAGCTCTATGGTGAGCTACCCCTCGTAGAATGCCACGCTGGACAAATTAATCAAGTTTTTCTTAACCTGCTGACCAATGCCCTAGATGCGGCTGGGGAAAAAGCACATATTAGGATTCGAACTTGGCATGTAGCGAACCAAGTCACGATCTCCATTCGAGATGATGGACCAGGCATTCCCTTAGAGTTACAAGAGCGCATCTTCGATCCTTTCTTCACAACCAAAGAAATCGGGAAAGGAACGGGTTTAGGCTTATCGATTTGTTATCAAATTGTGGTTAAAGGGCACAAAGGTCAACTGCAATGCTGTAGCCAGCCAGGGGCGGGTGCTGAGTTTCGAGTCGTTCTACCCGTGTCTAACAGCGCTAAAGCGACTAACTCTAATAATCAACAACTCAAAACTGGCTGA